From Roseibium alexandrii DFL-11, the proteins below share one genomic window:
- a CDS encoding NADH-quinone oxidoreductase subunit J, which translates to MILKALFFYLFAGVTVASAFMVIAARNPVTSVLFLILAFVNSAGLFILLGAEYLALLLVVVYVGAVAVLFLFVVMMLDVDFVELRQGFLQYLPVGGLVGLILLVELLMGFGAWVILPELTANTVEPTPPLTEMTNIEALGSVLYTKYIYFFQVAGLILLVAMIGAIVLTLRHKPNVKRQDIPTQVGRTREAAVEVRKVETGKGI; encoded by the coding sequence ATGATCCTGAAAGCCCTCTTTTTCTACCTGTTTGCAGGCGTTACAGTCGCGTCCGCATTCATGGTGATCGCGGCCCGGAACCCGGTGACCTCGGTCTTGTTTCTGATCCTGGCCTTCGTGAATTCCGCGGGACTGTTCATTCTGCTTGGTGCTGAGTATCTGGCGCTGTTGCTGGTGGTTGTCTATGTCGGAGCGGTCGCGGTTCTGTTCCTCTTCGTCGTCATGATGCTGGATGTTGACTTCGTGGAGCTGCGGCAAGGCTTCTTGCAGTATCTGCCAGTGGGTGGCCTCGTTGGCCTGATTCTTCTGGTCGAGCTGCTCATGGGCTTCGGTGCCTGGGTGATTCTGCCGGAGTTGACTGCGAACACTGTGGAGCCGACGCCGCCGCTGACCGAGATGACCAACATCGAGGCGCTCGGTTCGGTGCTCTACACCAAGTACATCTATTTCTTCCAGGTCGCCGGTTTGATCCTGCTGGTGGCCATGATCGGCGCGATCGTTCTGACACTGCGCCACAAGCCGAATGTCAAACGTCAGGACATTCCGACCCAGGTTGGCCGCACACGCGAAGCCGCTGTCGAGGTCCGGAAGGTCGAAACGGGCAAGGGTATCTGA
- the nuoH gene encoding NADH-quinone oxidoreductase subunit NuoH yields MAEFMTTYGWPFLWMVFQSVLLLVVLLVIVAYVLYADRKIWAAVQIRRGPNVVGPWGLLQSFADLLKFVLKEPVIPSGANKILFLLAPLVSVLLALAAWSVIPVDYGWVIANINVGVLFVFAVSSLEVYGVIIGGWASNSKYPFLSALRSAAQMVSYEVSIGFVIVTVLLCAGTLNLTGIVLAQETGLADMLGVPWLNILNWYWLPLFPMFVVFFVSALAETNRPPFDLAEAESELVAGFMVEYGSTPYMMFMLGEYVAICLMCALMTIFFMGGWLPPFDFAPFTWVPGVIWFILKCLLCFFMFAMVKAMVPRYRYDQLMRLGWKVFLPLSLAMVFVVATVLMITGWAPGAA; encoded by the coding sequence ATGGCTGAGTTCATGACCACCTACGGCTGGCCGTTCCTCTGGATGGTATTCCAGAGCGTTCTGTTGCTTGTCGTGCTTTTGGTGATCGTCGCCTACGTGCTTTATGCAGACCGCAAGATCTGGGCGGCTGTTCAGATCCGCCGCGGCCCGAACGTCGTCGGGCCCTGGGGACTTCTGCAGAGTTTTGCCGATCTTCTGAAGTTCGTCTTGAAAGAGCCTGTCATCCCGTCGGGGGCCAACAAGATTCTGTTCCTGCTGGCACCACTGGTGTCTGTGCTGCTCGCTCTGGCGGCCTGGTCAGTCATCCCGGTGGACTATGGCTGGGTGATCGCGAACATCAACGTCGGTGTCCTGTTCGTCTTTGCCGTATCTTCCCTGGAAGTTTATGGCGTGATCATCGGCGGATGGGCGTCCAACTCCAAGTATCCGTTCCTGTCAGCCCTCCGGTCCGCAGCGCAGATGGTGTCTTACGAAGTCTCCATTGGCTTTGTGATCGTAACTGTGCTCCTGTGTGCAGGCACCTTGAACCTGACCGGCATCGTCTTGGCGCAGGAAACTGGCCTTGCAGACATGCTGGGCGTGCCGTGGCTGAATATCCTGAACTGGTACTGGTTGCCGCTCTTCCCGATGTTCGTGGTGTTCTTCGTGTCGGCATTGGCTGAGACCAACCGCCCGCCATTCGATTTGGCCGAAGCAGAATCAGAACTGGTCGCCGGCTTCATGGTGGAATATGGCTCCACACCGTACATGATGTTCATGCTCGGCGAATACGTCGCCATCTGCCTGATGTGCGCGCTGATGACCATTTTCTTCATGGGTGGATGGCTGCCGCCGTTCGACTTTGCACCGTTCACTTGGGTGCCGGGCGTCATCTGGTTCATCCTGAAGTGTCTGCTCTGCTTCTTCATGTTCGCCATGGTCAAGGCGATGGTCCCGCGCTACCGCTATGACCAGCTGATGCGTCTTGGCTGGAAAGTGTTCCTGCCGCTGTCACTCGCCATGGTGTTTGTGGTCGCAACTGTTCTGATGATCACAGGCTGGGCTCCAGGCGCGGCGTAA
- the nuoK gene encoding NADH-quinone oxidoreductase subunit NuoK gives MEIGLSHYLSVAAILFVIGIFGIFLNRKNVIVILMSVELLLLAVNINFVAFSSFLGDLIGQVFTMLILTVAAAEAAIGLAILVVFHRNRGSIAVEDVNVMKG, from the coding sequence ATGGAAATCGGTCTGTCGCACTATCTGTCGGTCGCGGCGATCCTGTTCGTGATCGGGATCTTCGGGATCTTTCTGAACAGGAAAAATGTGATTGTCATCTTGATGTCGGTTGAGCTGTTGCTGCTTGCCGTGAACATCAACTTCGTCGCCTTTTCGTCGTTCCTCGGCGATCTGATCGGGCAGGTCTTCACCATGCTCATTTTGACCGTCGCAGCCGCAGAAGCTGCGATTGGACTAGCAATCCTGGTGGTCTTCCACCGGAACCGCGGCTCCATCGCCGTGGAAGACGTCAACGTGATGAAAGGGTAG
- the nuoI gene encoding NADH-quinone oxidoreductase subunit NuoI, with product MVGQTVKSLFLQEFVSAFFLAMRYFFKPKPTVNYPFEKGPVSPRFRGEHALRRYPNGEERCIACKLCEAICPAQAITIEAGPRRNDGTRRTTRYDIDMVKCIYCGFCQEACPVDAIVEGPNFEFATETREELYYDKEKLLANGDRWEREIARNIEMDAPYR from the coding sequence ATGGTTGGACAAACCGTAAAATCGCTGTTTCTGCAAGAGTTCGTATCGGCATTCTTCCTTGCGATGCGCTACTTCTTCAAACCGAAGCCAACGGTCAATTATCCGTTCGAAAAGGGCCCGGTAAGCCCGCGGTTCCGGGGTGAGCATGCTTTGCGCCGTTATCCGAACGGCGAAGAGCGCTGTATCGCCTGCAAACTTTGCGAGGCGATCTGTCCGGCTCAGGCGATCACCATTGAAGCTGGCCCGCGCCGGAACGATGGTACCCGCCGCACGACCCGTTACGACATCGACATGGTGAAATGCATCTATTGCGGCTTCTGCCAGGAAGCGTGCCCTGTGGATGCAATTGTTGAGGGTCCAAACTTCGAATTCGCCACAGAGACCCGCGAAGAGCTTTACTATGACAAGGAAAAGCTGCTCGCGAATGGGGATCGGTGGGAGCGTGAAATCGCTCGAAACATTGAAATGGATGCTCCTTACCGTTAG